One region of Acidovorax sp. T1 genomic DNA includes:
- a CDS encoding SRPBCC family protein has protein sequence MTATGPTTGTVTLHRVLRAPPERVYRAFLDPDAMAKWLPPHGFTGRVLTLDARVGGSYRMQFTNLGSGTMLAFGGEYLELVPGARIVHTDRFDDPHLPGEMRTTVTFKAVSVGTELAVVQAGIPAVIPTEACYLGWQASLQLLALLVEAEIPD, from the coding sequence ATGACCGCCACCGGCCCCACCACGGGCACCGTTACCCTGCACCGCGTGTTGCGCGCGCCGCCCGAGCGGGTGTACCGCGCCTTTCTGGACCCCGACGCCATGGCCAAGTGGCTGCCGCCGCACGGGTTTACGGGGCGCGTGCTGACCCTGGATGCGCGCGTGGGCGGCAGTTACCGCATGCAGTTCACCAACCTGGGCAGCGGCACCATGCTGGCGTTTGGTGGCGAATATCTGGAGCTGGTGCCAGGCGCGCGCATCGTCCACACCGACCGCTTTGACGACCCCCACCTGCCGGGCGAAATGCGCACCACGGTCACGTTCAAGGCCGTGTCGGTGGGCACCGAGCTGGCGGTGGTGCAGGCGGGCATTCCGGCGGTCATCCCCACCGAGGCGTGCTATCTGGGCTGGCAGGCGTCGCTGCAGTTGCTGGCGCTGCTGGTCGAGGCGGAGATACCGGACTGA